TAGATCTGCGCCGTGGCAGGGGCGCTTGCCCTGCTGATCTGGGATAAAGATAGAGCTCAGGCGTCGTGAGAGTTCATCGGCTACCTGCTTGAGGTTCATAAAGACCCCCGAGCCTGTTGGACACTCAACCCGGAAGCTGTCGCCGTAGAATTGGTGATACCGATCGAGTGACTCAATCAGGAGCGCATTGATCGGAAACCAGATCGGCCCGCGCCAATTTGAATTGCCCCCGAAGAAGTCGGTGTTCGAATCTCCCGGGCAGTAGTCGATCCCGTAGTCTTTATTCTCTAGGGTCAGCCTATAAGGGAACTCGGCATGGATCTTAGAGAGTGAGCGCATGCCGTGAGGAGAGAGAAACTCCTTCTCGTCTAGGATGTACTTGAGCATTCTAGAGAGGCGCTCGGCTGAGGGGACAGCAAGGAGCCTAACACTACCAGGTGCACGCACCCCGTTCTCTCCGATAACAAGTTTCGCAGAGTGATCGGTATAGGCGATCTGTTTGGCAAGGTCTGGATGGTTTGCAACAAACCATTCAAGCCGCTTCTTAAAGCCGGGAAGACGATCGATCGTCTTGTTATCTAGAACCTCGACCGCAAATAGTGGGATAACTCCTACCAGTGAGCGCACGCGCAGAGGGATATTTGTATTATCTAATTCAAGCTGGTCGTAGTAGAAACCATCAAGTTGATCCCAGAGTCCTGTTCCTCCGAAATGATTAATTGCCGACGAGATTGAGATAAAGTGTTCAAAGAACTTTGAAGCCAGATCTTCGTATTCGTCATTCTCTACGGCTAGTTCAAGCGCCATTGCAAGCATCGTCCCGCAGTAAAACGCCATCCATGCGGTAGCGTCCGCTTGCTGCAGTGAGCCCCCCTTTGGTAACGGTGCACTGCGATCAAATACCCCAATATTATCAAGCCCAAGGAATCCCCCTGTAAAGAGGTTCTTGCCGCGTGTATCTTTTCGGTTCACCCACCAGGTAAAATTAAGTAACAGCTTAGAGAATACGCGTTTGAGAAAATTATGGTCGCCTTTACCATCCTGCTTTGTCATCTGATATACACGCCAACATGCCCAGGCGTGTACCGGAGGGTTTACGTTAGAGAATTCAAATTCATAGGCTGGGATCTGCCCGTTTGGATGCATGTACCACTCCCGAAGCATTAGCAGGAGCTGATTTTTGGCAAAGGATGGATCAACCCGTGCGAAGGCTACCATATGGAAAGCGAGATCCCATGCCGCATACCATGGGTACTCCCACTTATCAGGGACTGAGATAACGTCTCTGTTATAGAGGTGCTCCCACTCATTATTGCGCGCCTTGCGACGGTGTACAGAGGGGGTTGGCTGTGTTGGGTCGCCCTCAAGCCATTCCTTTACCGAGTAGTAGTAGAACTGCTTGGTCCACAGCAATCCGCTGTACGATTGGGTTAGTATCTCGCGCTCATCTTTGCTGGCGGTCTCGGGGACTATCTCGTTATAGAACTCACGACACTCCTCTTGGCGTGCTTCAAAGATCTTGTCGAAGTCTTTTGTAAAGCGCTCTTTGTGAGGGGTAAGTGAAGACTTTATACGAAACTTGAGTTCAATAGATCCCTTGGCTGGAACCACGGTCTTGTACAACAACGCGGCCTTGGTGCCTGAATTGGTAGGATTGATAGCATGCGTCTCCCCTTGGATGACATAGCGATGGAAGGCATCTTTTACGTACGAAGAGGCGTTTTCTCCACCAAATAGCCGCCACTTATTTGTTTCGTTCTCAGTAAAGAGTGGGGTCGGACAGACAGCAGTATTGTTTGGATCAGGGAGAAATACGAATGGATCAAGTTGCGGATGCACCAGCAAAAACTTGTCATTATCAATCAATGATACGCGTGGCTTAATCGTATATCCCTCGCCGGAGCGTCCCCAACTCCAGGTATTACGGAACCATATGGTTGGCAGGAAGTGCAGTGGTGCAACCTTATCGGAGCGATTATGGGCCGTAACTTTTACCAAGATATCGTTGGGGCCAGCTTTGGCATATTCTATGAACAGATCAAAGTACTCGTTATTATCAAATATGCCCGTATCCATTAATTCGA
This genomic window from Pseudomonadota bacterium contains:
- a CDS encoding glucosidase; this encodes MPKTPLSAEQKRMQEDDRRTKNWKRWGPYLSERQWGTVREDYSAHGSVWSYFTHDQARSRTYRWGEDGLLGISDRQCRICFAPALWNGKDSILKERLFGLSGAEGNHGEDVKECYYYLDSTPTHSYMRALYKYPQREFPYAQLVDENQRQGRSEPEFELMDTGIFDNNEYFDLFIEYAKAGPNDILVKVTAHNRSDKVAPLHFLPTIWFRNTWSWGRSGEGYTIKPRVSLIDNDKFLLVHPQLDPFVFLPDPNNTAVCPTPLFTENETNKWRLFGGENASSYVKDAFHRYVIQGETHAINPTNSGTKAALLYKTVVPAKGSIELKFRIKSSLTPHKERFTKDFDKIFEARQEECREFYNEIVPETASKDEREILTQSYSGLLWTKQFYYYSVKEWLEGDPTQPTPSVHRRKARNNEWEHLYNRDVISVPDKWEYPWYAAWDLAFHMVAFARVDPSFAKNQLLLMLREWYMHPNGQIPAYEFEFSNVNPPVHAWACWRVYQMTKQDGKGDHNFLKRVFSKLLLNFTWWVNRKDTRGKNLFTGGFLGLDNIGVFDRSAPLPKGGSLQQADATAWMAFYCGTMLAMALELAVENDEYEDLASKFFEHFISISSAINHFGGTGLWDQLDGFYYDQLELDNTNIPLRVRSLVGVIPLFAVEVLDNKTIDRLPGFKKRLEWFVANHPDLAKQIAYTDHSAKLVIGENGVRAPGSVRLLAVPSAERLSRMLKYILDEKEFLSPHGMRSLSKIHAEFPYRLTLENKDYGIDYCPGDSNTDFFGGNSNWRGPIWFPINALLIESLDRYHQFYGDSFRVECPTGSGVFMNLKQVADELSRRLSSIFIPDQQGKRPCHGADLRYANDPLWKDLILFYEHFHGDNGRGIGASHQTGWTSLVSLCVERLAANSQQSDLSDSATQASKVPA